CCGTGCGCGCAACCAGCGGCTGCGCGACGTCGTCCGCGGCCGCACCAAGTCGCGCAAGGGCGAGTTCTGGGCGCTGCGCGACATCAGCTTCCAGGTCGGTGCGGGGGAGGCCGTGGGGCTGGTCGGCGGCAACGGTCAGGGCAAGAGCACCCTGCTCAAGCTGATCGCCGGGGTGCTG
This window of the Actinomycetes bacterium genome carries:
- a CDS encoding ATP-binding cassette domain-containing protein; translation: MSPVIEAEGLGISFRRNRARNQRLRDVVRGRTKSRKGEFWALRDISFQVGAGEAVGLVGGNGQGKSTLLKLIAGVL